The following proteins are co-located in the Eleginops maclovinus isolate JMC-PN-2008 ecotype Puerto Natales chromosome 23, JC_Emac_rtc_rv5, whole genome shotgun sequence genome:
- the LOC134860347 gene encoding serine/threonine-protein phosphatase 2A 55 kDa regulatory subunit B gamma isoform isoform X2, whose protein sequence is MGEDTDATPTLNHRGFLPDHNYVTEADIISTVEFNHTGELLATGDKGGRVVIFQREPESKTEPFSQGEYNVYSTFQSHEPEFDYLKSLEIEEKINKIRWLPQQNAAHFLLSTNDKTIKLWKVSERDKRPEGYNLKDEEGRIKDLSTVTSLQVPVLMPMDLMVEVSPRRVFANAHTYHVNSISVNSDYQTYMSADDLRINLWHLDITDRSFNIVDIKPANMEDLTEVITAAEFHPHHCNLFVYSSSKGTLRLCDMREAALCDKHSKLFEEPEDPSARSFFSEIISSVSDVKFSHSGRYLLTRDYLTAKVWDLNMESKPLETYQVHDYLRSKLCSLYENDCIFDKFECAWNGSDSVIMTGAYNNFFRMFDRNTKRDVTLEASRESSKPRAVLKPRRVCAAGGKRRKDDISVDSLDFTKKILHTAWHPNENIIAIAATNNLYIFQDKLNSEMH, encoded by the exons CTGATATCATCTCCACTGTTGAGTTCAACCACACTGGAGAGCTCCTGGCCACAGGGGACAAAGGAGGCCGAGTGGTCATCTTTCAGAGGGAACCTGag AGCAAGACTGAGCCATTCTCCCAGGGAGAGTACAATGTCTACAGCACCTTCCAGAGCCATGAGCCCGAGTTCGACTACCTTAAGAGTCTGGAGATCGAGGAGAAGATCAATAAGATCCGATGGCTGCCTCAGCAGAACGCGGCACACTTCCTCCTTTCCACCAATG ATAAGACCATTAAGTTGTGGAAGGTGAGTGAGAGAGATAAACGGCCAGAGGGTTACAACCTGAAGGATGAGGAGGGTCGCATCAAGGACCTGTCCACAGTCACCTCCCTTCAG GTGCCGGTGTTGATGCCGATGGACCTAATGGTGGAGGTGAGCCCGCGGCGAGTGTTCGCCAACGCCCACACCTACCACGTCAACTCCATCTCCGTCAATTCCGACTATCAGACCTACATGTCAGCTGATGACCTGAGGATCAACCTCTGGCATCTGGACATCACCGACCGCAGCTTCA ACATTGTGGACATCAAGCCAGCCAACATGGAGGATCTGACGGAGGTGATCACAGCGGCTGAGTTTCACCCCCACCACTGTAACCTGTTCGtctacagcagcagcaaaggcACCCTTCGCCTCTGTGACATGAGAGAGGCAGCGCTGTGCGACAAACACTCCAAAT TGTTCGAGGAGCCCGAGGACCCCAGTGCCCGCTCCTTTTTCTCCGAGATCATCTCCTCCGTGTCGGACGTCAAGTTCAGCCACAGCGGTCGCTACCTGCTCACCAGAGACTACCTGACTGCCAAAGTCTGGGACCTCAACATGGAGAGCAAGCCCCTGGAGACATACCAG GTTCACGATTACCTCCGCAGCAAGTTGTGTTCTCTGTACGAAAACGACTGCATCTTTGACAAGTTTGAGTGTGCCTGGAACGGCTCGGACAG TGTGATCATGACCGGAGCCTACAACAACTTCTTCCGCATGTTCGACCGCAACACCAAACGCGACGTAACCCTGGAGGCGTCGAGGGAGAGCAGCAAACCCCGAGCTGTCCTGAAGCCGCGGAGGGTCTGTGCCGCGGGGGGGAAGCGGCGGAAGGACGACATCAGCGTGGACAGCCTGGACTTCACCAAGAAGATCCTTCACACGGCCTGGCACCCGAATGAGAACATCATCGCCATTGCTGCAACCAACAACCTGTACATCTTCCAGGACAAACTCAACTCTGAGATGCATTAA
- the LOC134860347 gene encoding serine/threonine-protein phosphatase 2A 55 kDa regulatory subunit B beta isoform isoform X1, whose protein sequence is MLSPIQVLCSDITTLSLEPEPFASYTEADIISTVEFNHTGELLATGDKGGRVVIFQREPESKTEPFSQGEYNVYSTFQSHEPEFDYLKSLEIEEKINKIRWLPQQNAAHFLLSTNDKTIKLWKVSERDKRPEGYNLKDEEGRIKDLSTVTSLQVPVLMPMDLMVEVSPRRVFANAHTYHVNSISVNSDYQTYMSADDLRINLWHLDITDRSFNIVDIKPANMEDLTEVITAAEFHPHHCNLFVYSSSKGTLRLCDMREAALCDKHSKLFEEPEDPSARSFFSEIISSVSDVKFSHSGRYLLTRDYLTAKVWDLNMESKPLETYQVHDYLRSKLCSLYENDCIFDKFECAWNGSDSVIMTGAYNNFFRMFDRNTKRDVTLEASRESSKPRAVLKPRRVCAAGGKRRKDDISVDSLDFTKKILHTAWHPNENIIAIAATNNLYIFQDKLNSEMH, encoded by the exons ATGTTGAGCCCCATCCAGGTCCTCTGCTCCGACATCACTACCCTTTCTCTGGAGCCCGAGCCGTTTGCCTCTTACACTGAAG CTGATATCATCTCCACTGTTGAGTTCAACCACACTGGAGAGCTCCTGGCCACAGGGGACAAAGGAGGCCGAGTGGTCATCTTTCAGAGGGAACCTGag AGCAAGACTGAGCCATTCTCCCAGGGAGAGTACAATGTCTACAGCACCTTCCAGAGCCATGAGCCCGAGTTCGACTACCTTAAGAGTCTGGAGATCGAGGAGAAGATCAATAAGATCCGATGGCTGCCTCAGCAGAACGCGGCACACTTCCTCCTTTCCACCAATG ATAAGACCATTAAGTTGTGGAAGGTGAGTGAGAGAGATAAACGGCCAGAGGGTTACAACCTGAAGGATGAGGAGGGTCGCATCAAGGACCTGTCCACAGTCACCTCCCTTCAG GTGCCGGTGTTGATGCCGATGGACCTAATGGTGGAGGTGAGCCCGCGGCGAGTGTTCGCCAACGCCCACACCTACCACGTCAACTCCATCTCCGTCAATTCCGACTATCAGACCTACATGTCAGCTGATGACCTGAGGATCAACCTCTGGCATCTGGACATCACCGACCGCAGCTTCA ACATTGTGGACATCAAGCCAGCCAACATGGAGGATCTGACGGAGGTGATCACAGCGGCTGAGTTTCACCCCCACCACTGTAACCTGTTCGtctacagcagcagcaaaggcACCCTTCGCCTCTGTGACATGAGAGAGGCAGCGCTGTGCGACAAACACTCCAAAT TGTTCGAGGAGCCCGAGGACCCCAGTGCCCGCTCCTTTTTCTCCGAGATCATCTCCTCCGTGTCGGACGTCAAGTTCAGCCACAGCGGTCGCTACCTGCTCACCAGAGACTACCTGACTGCCAAAGTCTGGGACCTCAACATGGAGAGCAAGCCCCTGGAGACATACCAG GTTCACGATTACCTCCGCAGCAAGTTGTGTTCTCTGTACGAAAACGACTGCATCTTTGACAAGTTTGAGTGTGCCTGGAACGGCTCGGACAG TGTGATCATGACCGGAGCCTACAACAACTTCTTCCGCATGTTCGACCGCAACACCAAACGCGACGTAACCCTGGAGGCGTCGAGGGAGAGCAGCAAACCCCGAGCTGTCCTGAAGCCGCGGAGGGTCTGTGCCGCGGGGGGGAAGCGGCGGAAGGACGACATCAGCGTGGACAGCCTGGACTTCACCAAGAAGATCCTTCACACGGCCTGGCACCCGAATGAGAACATCATCGCCATTGCTGCAACCAACAACCTGTACATCTTCCAGGACAAACTCAACTCTGAGATGCATTAA